In Plodia interpunctella isolate USDA-ARS_2022_Savannah chromosome 30, ilPloInte3.2, whole genome shotgun sequence, the following proteins share a genomic window:
- the LOC128682420 gene encoding unextended protein-like isoform X3: MAPVFKVLRTSGFLIYLIVIVIALAKVHTEPMIVKLKVLRKNCDQINCNYLLKAIGGEFLGHLSWRLTPEGGSCDVSYPNYEISEVQTEQWHTKSEVTVSKENRKIYFCLRFVDKNKAPFSGNWIHQGEEIYLDPTNDEVGTVLEKILQSTETPDVQNTQVDSDWKDLSNDISVNYLNPKPRLTRKLYDIDISDPNTIIYKGVMSQFDESHKDLIGGIVKNAVIMNEKSLDRRKRDSLTTKPDNGEETLVTRQMTDVMETVKGDPMNIVVDGVRIEDSAKEPKITEGGVPSVLAGSGVTLRLFGDGLTPRTVIAFTDYPQEMGEKCKFILKGEYLVKVDTVTKKSAAFDITAPPSIPGAKLYLCVKNLNGDTNDLSLDEGKYIHQGTEPYKVIATHNTLLPLWVTLILILICLTFSALFSGLNLGLMSLDRTELKIISNTGTEQERKYARAIMPVRDHGNYLLCSILLGNVAVNSTFTILLDELTSGLFAVIFSTLAIVLLGEITPQAICSRHGLMVGAKSIVVTKAVMALTAPLAFPVSKLLDYFLGEEIGSVYNRERLKELVKIMSFKVTTDVNDLDKDEVNIISGALELRKKTVSDVMTKLEDVFMLPITSVLDFETMSEIVKSGYSRIPVFEGSRTNIVTVLFIKDLAFVDPDDNTPLRTLCQYYQNPCNFVFEDVTLDLMFKQFKDGHKGHMAFVHRINNEGEGDPFYETIGLVTLEDVIEEMIQAEIVDETDVFMDNRTKRRRNRPQNKLQDFAAFAERHENQHIHISPQLTLATFQFLSTSVDAFRPDTVSETVLRRLLRQDVIQHIKLKGKTKKDPSTYVFQQGKPVDYFVLIVEGRVEVTVGRENLVFEAGPFTYFGVQALAQNVAVAESPPASAMGSLQNINIDAQLRHTFVPDYSVRAVTELFYLTVKRSLYLAAKRATLMEKGALSKGATNEQFDTEVDKLLESVDEDISITGEQKTPSRQVSPNPLPVSASPHTRSTFARRPSPARDGCDEQEKLLQ, encoded by the exons atggcacCGGTGTTCAAAGTGCTGCGGACTAGtggctttttaatttacctaatTGTAATAGTAATCGCACTTGCGAAAGTTCATACAGAACCAATGATTGTGAAGTTGAAAGTGTTGCGGAAAAATTGCgatcaaataaattgtaattatttgctAAAAGCTATCGGTGGTGAGTTTCTCGGTCATTTATCTTGGCGATTGACTCCTGAAGGTGGTAGCTGTGACGTGAGCTATccaaattatgaaataagcGAAGTGCAAACTGAACAATGGCATACGAAAAGTGAAGTTACAGTGTCGAaggaaaatagaaaaatttacttttgtttacgttttgttgacaaaaataaagccCCATTTAGTGGTAATTGGATTCATCAGGGTGAGGAAATTTACTTGGATCCCACAAACGATGAAGTTGGAACGGTTTTGgagaaaatatt GCAATCAACGGAAACTCCAGATGTACAGAATACCCAAGTGGACAGCGATTGGAAGGACTTATCCAATGACATCAgtgtaaattacttaaaccCCAAACCCAGGTTAACCAGAAAGCTTTACGATATAGATATATCTGACCCTAATACGATAATATACAAGGGTGTAATGTCACAATTCGATGAGTCACATAAGGATCTTATTGGTGGCATAGTTAAGAATGCAGTgattatgaatgaaaaatcCTTGGACAGAAGGAAAAGAGACAGTTTGACTACAAAGCCTGATAATGGAGAAGAAACACTGGTTACAAGACAAATGACAGATGTGATGGAAACGGTCAAGGGTGATCCGATGAATATAGTTGTCGATGGAGTGCGCATTGAGGATTCAGCGAAGGAACCAAAGATAACTGAAGGCGGTGTGCCAAGTGTTTTAGCTGGCAGCGGGGTCACGCTGAG ATTGTTTGGGGATGGCCTGACACCGCGCACAGTCATCGCGTTCACCGATTACCCGCAGGAAATGGGCGAGAAATGCAAATTCATACTCAAAGGAGAATATTTg gTCAAAGTGGACACTGTAACAAAAAAGTCGGCAGCGTTTGACATCACAGCGCCCCCATCAATACCAGgcgcaaaattatatttgtgtgtgaaaaatttaaatggcgACACGAATGATCTGTCATTAGACGAGGGTAAATACATACATCAGGGCACGGAACCCTACAAGGTTATAGCGACCCACAACACCTTGTTGCCGCTGTGGGTAACcctaattttgatattaatatgtttGACGTTCTCCGCCTTGTTCTCCGGCCTTAATCTAGGCCTGATGTCGCTTGACAGGACCGAGTTGAAAATCATATCTAACACGG GCACAGAGCAAGAAAGGAAATACGCTCGCGCGATTATGCCCGTGCGCGATCACGGGAATTACCTATTGTGCAGCATATTATTGGGAAATGTTGCCGTCAACTCGACATTTACGATATTATTGGACGAATTAACGTCCGGTCTGTTCGCCGTGATATTCTCGACGCTGGCCATCGTACTACTAGGCGAGATCACGCCTCAGGCCATATGTTCTAGACATGGGTTGATGGTTGGCGCCAAGAGCATTGTTGTCACAAAG GCTGTTATGGCGCTCACGGCTCCGCTGGCGTTTCCGGTCAGCAAGCTCCTGGACTATTTCTTAGGCGAGGAGATAGGCAGCGTCTACAACAGGGAGCGACTTAAGGAGCTAGTCAAA ATAATGTCGTTCAAGGTCACCACAGACGTCAACGACCTGGACAAGGACGAGGTGAACATAATATCGGGCGCGCTGGAGCTCCGCAAGAAGACAGTGTCAGACGTCATGACCAAGTTGGAGGACGTGTTCATGTTGCCGATCACATCTGTGCTGGACTTCGAGACCATGTCCGAGATCGTCAAGTCGG GTTACTCCCGCATACCGGTGTTCGAAGGTTCCCGCACGAACATAGTGACGGTGCTGTTCATAAAGGACCTGGCGTTCGTTGACCCGGACGACAACACGCCGCTGCGCACCCTGTGCCAGTACTACCAGAACCCGTGCAATTTTGTGTTCGAGGACGTCACCCTTGACCTCATGTTCAAGCAGTTTAAAGATG GTCACAAAGGTCATATGGCGTTCGTCCATCGGATCAATAATGAAGGGGAAGGCGATCCGTTTTACGAAACCATAGGCCTGGTCACGTTGGAGGACGTGATTGAGGAGATGATACAAGCCGAAATCGTAGACGAAACCGATGTTTTCA TGGACAACCGCACGAAGCGGCGCCGCAATCGCCCGCAGAACAAGCTGCAGGACTTCGCCGCCTTCGCGGAGAGACACGAAAAtcaacacatacatatatcacCGCAACTCACTCTGGCCACTTTCCAGTTTCTCAGCACAA GTGTTGACGCATTCAGGCCTGATACAGTATCGGAAACTGTACTCCGTCGCCTCCTGAGACAGGACGTGATACAACACATCAAGCTGAAGGGGAAAACTAAGAAGGACCCTAGTACATACGTCTTTCAGCAGGGTAAACCG GTGGATTACTTCGTGTTGATAGTGGAGGGCCGCGTGGAGGTGACGGTGGGACGAGAGAACCTCGTGTTCGAGGCGGGGCCCTTCACCTACTTCGGGGTGCAGGCGCTTGCGCAGAACGTGGCCGTTG CTGAGTCGCCGCCCGCCTCGGCAATGGGGTCGCTGcagaatataaacattgaCGCGCAGCTGCGGCACACGTTCGTTCCAGATTATTCCGTGCGCGCTGTCACCGAGCTCTTCTATCTCACTGTCAAACg GTCGTTGTACTTGGCAGCAAAGAGGGCAACACTGATGGAAAAGGGCGCACTATCGAAGGGCGCAACAAACGAACAGTTCGACACCGAAGTTGAtaag TTACTTGAATCCGTTGATGAAGACATAAGCATTACTGGCGAACAGAAAACTCCGTCTAGAcag GTGTCCCCGAACCCCCTTCCGGTGTCGGCCTCCCCCCACACCCGCTCCACGTTCGCCCGCCGCCCCTCCCCCGCGCGGGACGGATGTGACGAGCAAGAAAAATTACTACaatag
- the LOC128682420 gene encoding unextended protein-like isoform X4: MAPVFKVLRTSGFLIYLIVIVIALAKVHTEPMIVKLKVLRKNCDQINCNYLLKAIGGEFLGHLSWRLTPEGGSCDVSYPNYEISEVQTEQWHTKSEVTVSKENRKIYFCLRFVDKNKAPFSGNWIHQGEEIYLDPTNDEVGTVLEKILQSTETPDVQNTQVDSDWKDLSNDISVNYLNPKPRLTRKLYDIDISDPNTIIYKGVMSQFDESHKDLIGGIVKNAVIMNEKSLDRRKRDSLTTKPDNGEETLVTRQMTDVMETVKGDPMNIVVDGVRIEDSAKEPKITEGGVPSVLAGSGVTLRLFGDGLTPRTVIAFTDYPQEMGEKCKFILKGEYLVKVDTVTKKSAAFDITAPPSIPGAKLYLCVKNLNGDTNDLSLDEGKYIHQGTEPYKVIATHNTLLPLWVTLILILICLTFSALFSGLNLGLMSLDRTELKIISNTGTEQERKYARAIMPVRDHGNYLLCSILLGNVAVNSTFTILLDELTSGLFAVIFSTLAIVLLGEITPQAICSRHGLMVGAKSIVVTKAVMALTAPLAFPVSKLLDYFLGEEIGSVYNRERLKELVKVTTDVNDLDKDEVNIISGALELRKKTVSDVMTKLEDVFMLPITSVLDFETMSEIVKSGYSRIPVFEGSRTNIVTVLFIKDLAFVDPDDNTPLRTLCQYYQNPCNFVFEDVTLDLMFKQFKDGHKGHMAFVHRINNEGEGDPFYETIGLVTLEDVIEEMIQAEIVDETDVFMDNRTKRRRNRPQNKLQDFAAFAERHENQHIHISPQLTLATFQFLSTSVDAFRPDTVSETVLRRLLRQDVIQHIKLKGKTKKDPSTYVFQQGKPVDYFVLIVEGRVEVTVGRENLVFEAGPFTYFGVQALAQNVAVAESPPASAMGSLQNINIDAQLRHTFVPDYSVRAVTELFYLTVKRSLYLAAKRATLMEKGALSKGATNEQFDTEVDKLLESVDEDISITGEQKTPSRQVSPNPLPVSASPHTRSTFARRPSPARDGCDEQEKLLQ, encoded by the exons atggcacCGGTGTTCAAAGTGCTGCGGACTAGtggctttttaatttacctaatTGTAATAGTAATCGCACTTGCGAAAGTTCATACAGAACCAATGATTGTGAAGTTGAAAGTGTTGCGGAAAAATTGCgatcaaataaattgtaattatttgctAAAAGCTATCGGTGGTGAGTTTCTCGGTCATTTATCTTGGCGATTGACTCCTGAAGGTGGTAGCTGTGACGTGAGCTATccaaattatgaaataagcGAAGTGCAAACTGAACAATGGCATACGAAAAGTGAAGTTACAGTGTCGAaggaaaatagaaaaatttacttttgtttacgttttgttgacaaaaataaagccCCATTTAGTGGTAATTGGATTCATCAGGGTGAGGAAATTTACTTGGATCCCACAAACGATGAAGTTGGAACGGTTTTGgagaaaatatt GCAATCAACGGAAACTCCAGATGTACAGAATACCCAAGTGGACAGCGATTGGAAGGACTTATCCAATGACATCAgtgtaaattacttaaaccCCAAACCCAGGTTAACCAGAAAGCTTTACGATATAGATATATCTGACCCTAATACGATAATATACAAGGGTGTAATGTCACAATTCGATGAGTCACATAAGGATCTTATTGGTGGCATAGTTAAGAATGCAGTgattatgaatgaaaaatcCTTGGACAGAAGGAAAAGAGACAGTTTGACTACAAAGCCTGATAATGGAGAAGAAACACTGGTTACAAGACAAATGACAGATGTGATGGAAACGGTCAAGGGTGATCCGATGAATATAGTTGTCGATGGAGTGCGCATTGAGGATTCAGCGAAGGAACCAAAGATAACTGAAGGCGGTGTGCCAAGTGTTTTAGCTGGCAGCGGGGTCACGCTGAG ATTGTTTGGGGATGGCCTGACACCGCGCACAGTCATCGCGTTCACCGATTACCCGCAGGAAATGGGCGAGAAATGCAAATTCATACTCAAAGGAGAATATTTg gTCAAAGTGGACACTGTAACAAAAAAGTCGGCAGCGTTTGACATCACAGCGCCCCCATCAATACCAGgcgcaaaattatatttgtgtgtgaaaaatttaaatggcgACACGAATGATCTGTCATTAGACGAGGGTAAATACATACATCAGGGCACGGAACCCTACAAGGTTATAGCGACCCACAACACCTTGTTGCCGCTGTGGGTAACcctaattttgatattaatatgtttGACGTTCTCCGCCTTGTTCTCCGGCCTTAATCTAGGCCTGATGTCGCTTGACAGGACCGAGTTGAAAATCATATCTAACACGG GCACAGAGCAAGAAAGGAAATACGCTCGCGCGATTATGCCCGTGCGCGATCACGGGAATTACCTATTGTGCAGCATATTATTGGGAAATGTTGCCGTCAACTCGACATTTACGATATTATTGGACGAATTAACGTCCGGTCTGTTCGCCGTGATATTCTCGACGCTGGCCATCGTACTACTAGGCGAGATCACGCCTCAGGCCATATGTTCTAGACATGGGTTGATGGTTGGCGCCAAGAGCATTGTTGTCACAAAG GCTGTTATGGCGCTCACGGCTCCGCTGGCGTTTCCGGTCAGCAAGCTCCTGGACTATTTCTTAGGCGAGGAGATAGGCAGCGTCTACAACAGGGAGCGACTTAAGGAGCTAGTCAAA GTCACCACAGACGTCAACGACCTGGACAAGGACGAGGTGAACATAATATCGGGCGCGCTGGAGCTCCGCAAGAAGACAGTGTCAGACGTCATGACCAAGTTGGAGGACGTGTTCATGTTGCCGATCACATCTGTGCTGGACTTCGAGACCATGTCCGAGATCGTCAAGTCGG GTTACTCCCGCATACCGGTGTTCGAAGGTTCCCGCACGAACATAGTGACGGTGCTGTTCATAAAGGACCTGGCGTTCGTTGACCCGGACGACAACACGCCGCTGCGCACCCTGTGCCAGTACTACCAGAACCCGTGCAATTTTGTGTTCGAGGACGTCACCCTTGACCTCATGTTCAAGCAGTTTAAAGATG GTCACAAAGGTCATATGGCGTTCGTCCATCGGATCAATAATGAAGGGGAAGGCGATCCGTTTTACGAAACCATAGGCCTGGTCACGTTGGAGGACGTGATTGAGGAGATGATACAAGCCGAAATCGTAGACGAAACCGATGTTTTCA TGGACAACCGCACGAAGCGGCGCCGCAATCGCCCGCAGAACAAGCTGCAGGACTTCGCCGCCTTCGCGGAGAGACACGAAAAtcaacacatacatatatcacCGCAACTCACTCTGGCCACTTTCCAGTTTCTCAGCACAA GTGTTGACGCATTCAGGCCTGATACAGTATCGGAAACTGTACTCCGTCGCCTCCTGAGACAGGACGTGATACAACACATCAAGCTGAAGGGGAAAACTAAGAAGGACCCTAGTACATACGTCTTTCAGCAGGGTAAACCG GTGGATTACTTCGTGTTGATAGTGGAGGGCCGCGTGGAGGTGACGGTGGGACGAGAGAACCTCGTGTTCGAGGCGGGGCCCTTCACCTACTTCGGGGTGCAGGCGCTTGCGCAGAACGTGGCCGTTG CTGAGTCGCCGCCCGCCTCGGCAATGGGGTCGCTGcagaatataaacattgaCGCGCAGCTGCGGCACACGTTCGTTCCAGATTATTCCGTGCGCGCTGTCACCGAGCTCTTCTATCTCACTGTCAAACg GTCGTTGTACTTGGCAGCAAAGAGGGCAACACTGATGGAAAAGGGCGCACTATCGAAGGGCGCAACAAACGAACAGTTCGACACCGAAGTTGAtaag TTACTTGAATCCGTTGATGAAGACATAAGCATTACTGGCGAACAGAAAACTCCGTCTAGAcag GTGTCCCCGAACCCCCTTCCGGTGTCGGCCTCCCCCCACACCCGCTCCACGTTCGCCCGCCGCCCCTCCCCCGCGCGGGACGGATGTGACGAGCAAGAAAAATTACTACaatag
- the LOC128682420 gene encoding unextended protein-like isoform X2 yields MAPVFKVLRTSGFLIYLIVIVIALAKVHTEPMIVKLKVLRKNCDQINCNYLLKAIGGEFLGHLSWRLTPEGGSCDVSYPNYEISEVQTEQWHTKSEVTVSKENRKIYFCLRFVDKNKAPFSGNWIHQGEEIYLDPTNDEVGTVLEKILQSTETPDVQNTQVDSDWKDLSNDISVNYLNPKPRLTRKLYDIDISDPNTIIYKGVMSQFDESHKDLIGGIVKNAVIMNEKSLDRRKRDSLTTKPDNGEETLVTRQMTDVMETVKGDPMNIVVDGVRIEDSAKEPKITEGGVPSVLAGSGVTLRLFGDGLTPRTVIAFTDYPQEMGEKCKFILKGEYLVKVDTVTKKSAAFDITAPPSIPGAKLYLCVKNLNGDTNDLSLDEGKYIHQGTEPYKVIATHNTLLPLWVTLILILICLTFSALFSGLNLGLMSLDRTELKIISNTGTEQERKYARAIMPVRDHGNYLLCSILLGNVAVNSTFTILLDELTSGLFAVIFSTLAIVLLGEITPQAICSRHGLMVGAKSIVVTKAVMALTAPLAFPVSKLLDYFLGEEIGSVYNRERLKELVKVTTDVNDLDKDEVNIISGALELRKKTVSDVMTKLEDVFMLPITSVLDFETMSEIVKSGYSRIPVFEGSRTNIVTVLFIKDLAFVDPDDNTPLRTLCQYYQNPCNFVFEDVTLDLMFKQFKDGHKGHMAFVHRINNEGEGDPFYETIGLVTLEDVIEEMIQAEIVDETDVFMDNRTKRRRNRPQNKLQDFAAFAERHENQHIHISPQLTLATFQFLSTSVDAFRPDTVSETVLRRLLRQDVIQHIKLKGKTKKDPSTYVFQQGKPVDYFVLIVEGRVEVTVGRENLVFEAGPFTYFGVQALAQNVAVAESPPASAMGSLQNINIDAQLRHTFVPDYSVRAVTELFYLTVKRSLYLAAKRATLMEKGALSKGATNEQFDTEVDKHLCHSSSANIPISMISKKLLGKSTSTPTAYNPDDCGSCSNANKPNAKQINIIELLQVSPQNYPSSERLEADKYSTNSSKCIQNYAKCLPNISRQYDQHWPNIDKMANACDTTKSLANVTKSFSNDMFVKSMPNSCEMTRHEKDLDANVCDECVKNNYWLNKTILTKSIDGKSDTERIKKKTTFHTDSSLLTFHDLTFPDVDSAERSDFDRESIEKRTNFDRETVEKHTDFDREDTERKRDMDELVLMQLSKIIRLLERNQT; encoded by the exons atggcacCGGTGTTCAAAGTGCTGCGGACTAGtggctttttaatttacctaatTGTAATAGTAATCGCACTTGCGAAAGTTCATACAGAACCAATGATTGTGAAGTTGAAAGTGTTGCGGAAAAATTGCgatcaaataaattgtaattatttgctAAAAGCTATCGGTGGTGAGTTTCTCGGTCATTTATCTTGGCGATTGACTCCTGAAGGTGGTAGCTGTGACGTGAGCTATccaaattatgaaataagcGAAGTGCAAACTGAACAATGGCATACGAAAAGTGAAGTTACAGTGTCGAaggaaaatagaaaaatttacttttgtttacgttttgttgacaaaaataaagccCCATTTAGTGGTAATTGGATTCATCAGGGTGAGGAAATTTACTTGGATCCCACAAACGATGAAGTTGGAACGGTTTTGgagaaaatatt GCAATCAACGGAAACTCCAGATGTACAGAATACCCAAGTGGACAGCGATTGGAAGGACTTATCCAATGACATCAgtgtaaattacttaaaccCCAAACCCAGGTTAACCAGAAAGCTTTACGATATAGATATATCTGACCCTAATACGATAATATACAAGGGTGTAATGTCACAATTCGATGAGTCACATAAGGATCTTATTGGTGGCATAGTTAAGAATGCAGTgattatgaatgaaaaatcCTTGGACAGAAGGAAAAGAGACAGTTTGACTACAAAGCCTGATAATGGAGAAGAAACACTGGTTACAAGACAAATGACAGATGTGATGGAAACGGTCAAGGGTGATCCGATGAATATAGTTGTCGATGGAGTGCGCATTGAGGATTCAGCGAAGGAACCAAAGATAACTGAAGGCGGTGTGCCAAGTGTTTTAGCTGGCAGCGGGGTCACGCTGAG ATTGTTTGGGGATGGCCTGACACCGCGCACAGTCATCGCGTTCACCGATTACCCGCAGGAAATGGGCGAGAAATGCAAATTCATACTCAAAGGAGAATATTTg gTCAAAGTGGACACTGTAACAAAAAAGTCGGCAGCGTTTGACATCACAGCGCCCCCATCAATACCAGgcgcaaaattatatttgtgtgtgaaaaatttaaatggcgACACGAATGATCTGTCATTAGACGAGGGTAAATACATACATCAGGGCACGGAACCCTACAAGGTTATAGCGACCCACAACACCTTGTTGCCGCTGTGGGTAACcctaattttgatattaatatgtttGACGTTCTCCGCCTTGTTCTCCGGCCTTAATCTAGGCCTGATGTCGCTTGACAGGACCGAGTTGAAAATCATATCTAACACGG GCACAGAGCAAGAAAGGAAATACGCTCGCGCGATTATGCCCGTGCGCGATCACGGGAATTACCTATTGTGCAGCATATTATTGGGAAATGTTGCCGTCAACTCGACATTTACGATATTATTGGACGAATTAACGTCCGGTCTGTTCGCCGTGATATTCTCGACGCTGGCCATCGTACTACTAGGCGAGATCACGCCTCAGGCCATATGTTCTAGACATGGGTTGATGGTTGGCGCCAAGAGCATTGTTGTCACAAAG GCTGTTATGGCGCTCACGGCTCCGCTGGCGTTTCCGGTCAGCAAGCTCCTGGACTATTTCTTAGGCGAGGAGATAGGCAGCGTCTACAACAGGGAGCGACTTAAGGAGCTAGTCAAA GTCACCACAGACGTCAACGACCTGGACAAGGACGAGGTGAACATAATATCGGGCGCGCTGGAGCTCCGCAAGAAGACAGTGTCAGACGTCATGACCAAGTTGGAGGACGTGTTCATGTTGCCGATCACATCTGTGCTGGACTTCGAGACCATGTCCGAGATCGTCAAGTCGG GTTACTCCCGCATACCGGTGTTCGAAGGTTCCCGCACGAACATAGTGACGGTGCTGTTCATAAAGGACCTGGCGTTCGTTGACCCGGACGACAACACGCCGCTGCGCACCCTGTGCCAGTACTACCAGAACCCGTGCAATTTTGTGTTCGAGGACGTCACCCTTGACCTCATGTTCAAGCAGTTTAAAGATG GTCACAAAGGTCATATGGCGTTCGTCCATCGGATCAATAATGAAGGGGAAGGCGATCCGTTTTACGAAACCATAGGCCTGGTCACGTTGGAGGACGTGATTGAGGAGATGATACAAGCCGAAATCGTAGACGAAACCGATGTTTTCA TGGACAACCGCACGAAGCGGCGCCGCAATCGCCCGCAGAACAAGCTGCAGGACTTCGCCGCCTTCGCGGAGAGACACGAAAAtcaacacatacatatatcacCGCAACTCACTCTGGCCACTTTCCAGTTTCTCAGCACAA GTGTTGACGCATTCAGGCCTGATACAGTATCGGAAACTGTACTCCGTCGCCTCCTGAGACAGGACGTGATACAACACATCAAGCTGAAGGGGAAAACTAAGAAGGACCCTAGTACATACGTCTTTCAGCAGGGTAAACCG GTGGATTACTTCGTGTTGATAGTGGAGGGCCGCGTGGAGGTGACGGTGGGACGAGAGAACCTCGTGTTCGAGGCGGGGCCCTTCACCTACTTCGGGGTGCAGGCGCTTGCGCAGAACGTGGCCGTTG CTGAGTCGCCGCCCGCCTCGGCAATGGGGTCGCTGcagaatataaacattgaCGCGCAGCTGCGGCACACGTTCGTTCCAGATTATTCCGTGCGCGCTGTCACCGAGCTCTTCTATCTCACTGTCAAACg GTCGTTGTACTTGGCAGCAAAGAGGGCAACACTGATGGAAAAGGGCGCACTATCGAAGGGCGCAACAAACGAACAGTTCGACACCGAAGTTGAtaag CACCTTTGCCATTCCTCGAGCGCCAACATTCCTATATCAATGATATCGAAAAAGCTATTGGGGAAATCGACTAGTACACCCACAGCTTACAACCCGGACGATTGTGGCTCTTGTTCCAATGCTAATAAG CCAAACGCGaaacagataaatataatagaactACTCCAAGTATCTCCTCAGAATTACCCCTCATCAGAGCGTCTAGAAGCCGACAAATATTCGACAAACTCTAGCAAATGTATACAGAACTATGCCAAATGTTTGCCAAACATCAGCCGCCAATACGACCAACATTGGCCCAACATTGACAAAATGGCGAACGCGTGCGACACGACAAAATCATTGGCGAATGTAACAAAATCATTTTCGAATGATATGTTCGTGAAATCGATGCCGAATTCGTGTGAAATGACAAGACACGAGAAGGATTTGGACGCGAATGTTTGCGACGAATGCGTTAAGAACAATTATTGGTTgaacaaaactattttgacTAAAAGCATTGATGGGAAAAGTG ACACAGAGCGTATAAAGAAAAAGACGACCTTCCACACGGACTCTTCCCTCCTCACCTTCCACGATTTGACGTTCCCTGACGTGGACTCCGCCGAACGGTCGGACTTCGATCGAGAATCCATCGAGAAACGTACCAACTTCGACCGAGAAACGGTCGAGAAACACACGGATTTCGACCGTGAGGACACCGAACGCAAGCGAGATATGGACGAGCTGGTCCTAATGCAATTGTCGAAGATTATTAGGCTGTTAGAAAGGAATCAAACATGA